The following is a genomic window from Mya arenaria isolate MELC-2E11 chromosome 4, ASM2691426v1.
GCAAATGAAAGAGAAAGAGAATGCATAAAACAACTTGAACGCGTAAGAACCGAATTGAGAGACGTTAAACATGAGTTGGATGATACGAAAACTAGGTGAGTAAATGATGGTTACTAATTGGAagttgtaccccccccccccccaaaaaaaaaaaaacaacaacaaaaaaacaacaacaatacttgAAATCGAAATATTCATAAGGTAAACACCATATTTACTGTGCAAATAAAATGGTGCAaatcttttcatttaaaaggCACCTGTGTTCTAATAGTTGAGAGCTACTTAatacattatttgcatttaaatacgACTGCAACCGTGAACTATTTTTCTAGACTAAGCAAGTTAATGGGTCAGAAGTTGACGGACGCCAACCCGAACATCGCGGACCTGAGCGACAGAAACAGGCCCACCAAGCTGTCGGAGCGCTACTCGGAGCTGTACGACAACCAATGGACGGACGCCTTCGAAACGCTCGATAAAGTATATGCAGACGAGAAGGAAACTATTGGCAGACTGATCAGTATCCTCTTGGTAAATCAATTATTAAGTGTTCATAACTTAGTGTCGGATTCAGTTGAATCACTCTTCATGCTTTAAATGCATGTAGTTTATAtaaaaactttatatatttaaatattcaaagcaTTGAACACCTTTACAAATGAATTATGCTGATGTCTTTCTATCGATTTCAGGAAACGTCGGCATTCTGTATGAAACAATCGCAGAGACAGATGGCAAGGATCAAGTCGGCTGTCATTGCATCTGACGACAAAGTAAAGAATCTAGTAATTGTTTCAAGCAGTAGAAATATAATGGTCCTTATTTGTGTTTCGCAATATGTCTTTATCTTTTCTTTATTAACTGTTTACTTTTTTAGGATTTAGCATTACCAATCCCTGTAAGCAAACAACTCAAAGATTGCCGTAAAGCTGCCGCTGAAACTTCTGCCCAGAACATGATACAGGTCTGAGAGTCTATATagaacaatttatttcattttcattccaaataatAACATTCTCTGTATCATAGAAAACGTCGAGCTTTTTCAACAATTAGCATTCATGATTAACTTCATACTGTAAACTCATATGCaccttgtttttttatgaattaataaaatacgGTTTGTTTGGCAGAAATACAATCGTCAATTACGTCAGTCAACATCCAAAACAGCAAGAGATGCTGTCCGTGTAAAAGAATTTCTTGAAGAATGTTTTTACGTTTGCTGGTTGATGAGCATACAAGACCCACCGGTGGTTCTTGATGAGGATTTTCAGTCTGGAGGCAGGTTTGATTCAGAGGTATACAAGGCCTACACAAAGAGTGGTCCCACAAACGACTTTCTTGTGTGGCCCGCTATGTTCCTTCATAAAGGTGGCCCTGTGCTGTGCAAAGGCGTTGCTCAGGCTCAGGAAAAAATACAACCATCTCGTGAACATAAACTTGAATTATCGCGAAGAAAGACAGAGAAGCCATCCTCTCACCATCTTCCACCTTCAGCGGCGGTGCGTCCAAGCTCTGTCAGATCTTCATTGAAGCGTCCTGAGTCTGACAAGTTGAAGCGATTCCTTCCTAAATCGGAAAATGCGTCGGTGTATAACCCGATAGTGAGGAATGGACCGAATGATATACATTCGGAAGATGATTCCGGTATAAATACGAAACTGACAGTGCGACATTCATCAGCCAGAAAAATACAAGTTGCGCAGAGACTTGATCGCAATGGACATCAGCATTATTTAAACAGCCAAGAAGGTGAGATAACAACGGTTGACGTTGACCAATACTGTTCACTTTTGGCCCTACATAATAATAGTTACAAAACAGTTGAGAAAATCATGGGTAAAGAAAAGTTCATAAGATGTCAcgaatatataagaaataagtATGGCTAACATGTACATGCGGGGTGCGGATGAATGGCATTTATAGATTGCTCATTATGTCTTACCAGTGTTTAAGTAGTActtgattatattttgtaaatgttgatgtatgtCTGTGTTCAGATCAGAAACGTTACGTAAACATTCGGGCAGTTCATTGCTGATCGTACCAAGGCTGTAGCCACCGTACCCGTTTCCAAAATTAAGGAACGTACAATTAGTTTATAGAGAGGAGCATTTATGTAACTTGCCAGTAGTGTTACTGGGCTGGGCATCTTGTTCGTTCTTGCTTTATtagtatttgtgtttaatttacttATTACTGTGTTATTGTACATTCTATTTGTAtttgtctttttctttttaataaactaGAATTATTTTACTAACACTTGTGCATTATACGACTTTATAAccagaatatataaataaaggttaatatttagagtatgtttttgtttgtttaatgttattgttgaaACGAGAGAGCATGAATATCCAGAGCCGTGGCATGTTTGCCTACGTTCGTGGATATTTATGTTCACATGATGAGTAACGTGTCCATGTGATTACTGATATGATTAAATGATAATGCTACAGTTCGTGCCTTTATATATGggtttgttaaatgtttgactaaCCTTGTCcctgtgtttttttattgaagttgCAATGCGAAGaaacccattttttttttaaattcatgatATATTTGGTTCAACTGAAAGCTAATACCAAATAT
Proteins encoded in this region:
- the LOC128230391 gene encoding uncharacterized protein LOC128230391, with amino-acid sequence MPTPEKVPCVSNGRCPKTAWGTDDGEGSCEALGAGERSNSSSGSPGNVKGGSAGRSFARLTLSATDELMHHVAAIQRLGDAPRDELQAVKETERAYRSLIKTLKSGNLNLHKEVEALKVNGSPSDVDHEKGRAQAFEAKYRELAKRAKSEIYKLEQVKLKYENDVKMSQDIISDRENEICVVRKELEHAESLTKHLNLKLKETESALESALQDKEILQKALRSSRVTLNGSGGSPREVDRLQREVSKANERERECIKQLERVRTELRDVKHELDDTKTRLSKLMGQKLTDANPNIADLSDRNRPTKLSERYSELYDNQWTDAFETLDKVYADEKETIGRLISILLETSAFCMKQSQRQMARIKSAVIASDDKDLALPIPVSKQLKDCRKAAAETSAQNMIQKYNRQLRQSTSKTARDAVRVKEFLEECFYVCWLMSIQDPPVVLDEDFQSGGRFDSEVYKAYTKSGPTNDFLVWPAMFLHKGGPVLCKGVAQAQEKIQPSREHKLELSRRKTEKPSSHHLPPSAAVRPSSVRSSLKRPESDKLKRFLPKSENASVYNPIVRNGPNDIHSEDDSGINTKLTVRHSSARKIQVAQRLDRNGHQHYLNSQEGEITTVDVDQYCSLLALHNNSYKTVEKIMGKEKFIRCHEYIRNKYG